A region of Dermochelys coriacea isolate rDerCor1 chromosome 1, rDerCor1.pri.v4, whole genome shotgun sequence DNA encodes the following proteins:
- the DNAJC28 gene encoding dnaJ homolog subfamily C member 28, protein MKWLCVILTKKIGCHLWALSTMIPKKVKTFPYPYIIEHRMLSGYKPKNNIKDSYRHLKLQEGCSLDDVRSSFRNLAKRYHPDSGSITADSATFMQIEEAYRTVLSDVAKKMKSSESEDEEETKFKSKAPQHRQYLSFEGVGFGTPSQRERQYMQFRVDRAAEQVMEYRKQKLESQYAMNTMIAKDIRQSKKVKITQAIDRLVEDLIQESMANGDFDNLSGKGKPLQKFSYCPHIDPMTHNLNRILIDNGYQPEWILMQKEIRETIEELRKNIVASRNKLGEPMTLCRQKQWSQICEQLIDDIKKLNKRISDFNLIVPILNRQMVHFNADKEIARAQKAYEILMEKTKTTDVDTKENEQGKVKMFRLKSSFLKWINLMLK, encoded by the coding sequence ATGAAGTGGCTTTGTGTCatattgacaaaaaaaattggatGTCATCTCTGGGCGCTTTCAACAATGATTcccaaaaaagtaaaaacatttccTTATCCCTATATCATTGAGCATAGAATGTTGTCAGGTTACAAACCTAAAAATAACATCAAAGACTCTTACAGACATCTTAAACTTCAGGAGGGGTGTTCCCTAGATGATGTAAGAAGTTCATTTAGAAATCTTGCCAAACGGTATCATCCAGACAGTGGTTCCATCACAGCTGATTCCGCAACATTTATGCAGATAGAAGAAGCATACCGAACTGTGCTTTCTGATGTGGCCAAGAAAATGAAATCAAGTGAAAGTGAAGATGAAGAGGAAACCAAATTCAAATCCAAAGCACCACAGCACAGGCAGTATTTAAGTTTTGAAGGTGTTGGTTTTGGGACTCCAAGTCAAAGAGAGAGACAGTACATGCAGTTTAGAGTAGACCGTGCAGCTGAGCAGGTGATGGAATATCGAAAGCAGAAACTTGAGAGCCAGTATGCTATGAACACTATGATAGCCAAAGATATAAGGCAGAGTAAGAAGGTAAAAATTACCCAAGCAATTGACCGTTTGGTTGAGGACCTCATCCAGGAATCAATGGCTAATGGAGACTTTGATAACCTCAGTGGTAAAGGAAAACCATTGCAGAAATTTTCATATTGTCCACATATTGATCCTATGACTCACAACCTGAACAGAATTCTAATAGATAATGGATACCAACCAGAATGGATTCTGATGCAGAAAGAAATACGAGAAACTATTGAGGAACTAAGAAAGAACATAGTAGCATCTAGGAATAAACTTGGAGAGCCAATGACACTATGTAGACAGAAACAATGGAGTCAGATTTGTGAACAATTAATAGACGATATCAAGAAACTAAACAAAAGAATTAGTGACTTCAATTTAATTGTTCCCATTCTGAACAGACAAATGGTTCATTTTAATGCAGACAAAGAAATTGCACGAGCACAGAAGGCTTATGAGATCCTCATGGAAAAAACAAAGACCACTGATGTGGATACAAAGGAAAATGAACAGGGAAAAGTTAAAATGTTTAGGCTTAAATCCAGCTTTTTGAAGTGGATAAATCTTatgttgaaataa